AGCGTGGCTAAATACAAACAAAGCTTTACACGAGCAAGGCGCAGAACTGATATTTACACCCAAGCATTACAAAGAGTTAAGAGAGCTAGGCAAAAAAGCATTTACTAGCCTTAATGAGCTAGAAAACGCTTTAAAAGAGCTAGAAAAGCGCATAAGAAAAGAAAAAAGGCAAAACCAAAGCAACAAGCCACAAATAAGCACCACGAAAAAAGACTTCAAATCTAGGCTTATAGATGAGTTTTACAGCGATTTAAGCACAAAGCACGATTTAACCCCCTTTTATTTTAACAAAGAGCTTAAAACGCTTGAAAACAAGCAAAAAGGCTATAAAATCAAAGACAGCGAAAACACATTAACCCTAACCACAAGTAAAAAAGCAGATTTAAGCGAACAAGTAGCCTTAATGCTGGATATGGCAAAAAGCAAGGGATGGGAGCTAGACAGCATAAAAGTTACTGGCAGTAAAGCTTTTTGCGATGAAGTAGCCAAGCAAATAGCAGAGATAAAAGCCAAAGAAAAAGCCAAGCAAGAGCGAAAATTAAAAGAGCTAGAACAAGAGAACGAGCGATTAAAAGCAGAATTAGCCAAAAATCGCACGGAAACAGCCCTAGAAACGCAAAACGAGCCAAAGCCTAGCCAAGATATTACCCAAAGCGAAAAAACGCAAGAGAACGCACCAAAAGTTAAAAGCCAAGCGCAAATAGATTTAGAAATAGCCCAAAGTCTAGACGAAAAGAAATATTGGGAGCAAACAGATACAACAACATTTTACAATATTTTAAAACGCTTAGAAATGCGTAAAAAGCCACAAGAAAGAAAGCTAGACGATTTAAAATACCTAGACGGAGAGCTAAATAAACCTATAATTTATGGTCGCCACGACTTGACAAAATATGCTATAAGCGAACTGAACGAGTTAATAGCCAAAGAAATAGAGAAAGAACAAGCAAACCAAACAGCACAAACACCAAGCACATTTGATAAAGAGCCTGAAAAATCGCAAGAAGTTTTCAAAG
The Campylobacter magnus DNA segment above includes these coding regions:
- a CDS encoding LPD7 domain-containing protein, encoding MSQISSINFKKSVDYQVFHNSTIRPSYVIGGELECDPPKGYDAQRIKNEIVENAKQAYFNTSKARNKAFQAKNYEWSAVVNIKPETTMNDLKKLAQHFSDKYGFQCYQIAIHRDEGHINDNGEKEINHHAHLEFITLDKNTGKQLFKLRDFNPQKMREIQTEVAEILQMERGQDKRISGAKRIEPRAYARLKEQERQEKREIKKELTNTKAELTSNKNELNSVKNELETTKKELKALSANAIRKRVEQERKAWLNTNKALHEQGAELIFTPKHYKELRELGKKAFTSLNELENALKELEKRIRKEKRQNQSNKPQISTTKKDFKSRLIDEFYSDLSTKHDLTPFYFNKELKTLENKQKGYKIKDSENTLTLTTSKKADLSEQVALMLDMAKSKGWELDSIKVTGSKAFCDEVAKQIAEIKAKEKAKQERKLKELEQENERLKAELAKNRTETALETQNEPKPSQDITQSEKTQENAPKVKSQAQIDLEIAQSLDEKKYWEQTDTTTFYNILKRLEMRKKPQERKLDDLKYLDGELNKPIIYGRHDLTKYAISELNELIAKEIEKEQANQTAQTPSTFDKEPEKSQEVFKEFKELCDYLEKYHFLTTDGKINVAKRASELLKNKENHELLKTYHKTHYEVKKGGLEKLAKQYEQTKGISR